From the Acidovorax sp. NCPPB 3576 genome, the window CCGCGCCCGCGGACGCCCCGACCTTGCCCACGGTCACCGTAGGCGCCAGCGCGGATGCATCGGCACAGGGCCTGTCGCCCGCCTACCCTGGCGGCCAGGTCGCCCGTGGGGGGCGCGCCGGCATCCTGGGCACGCGCGATGCGATGGAGACGCCCTTCAGCATCACCAGCTACACCAATGAACTGATCCAGGACCGGCAGGCGCGCAGCGTGGGCGAGGTGCTGCAGAACGATGCCGGCGTGCGGCTGGCGCGCGGCTTCGGCAACTTCCAGGAAACGTATTTCATCCGTGGCTTCCTGCTGGACTCGGACGACGTGGCCTACAACGGCCTGTACAGCCTGCTGCCGCGCCAGTACATCGCGACCGAGCTCTTCGAGCGCGTGGAGCTGCTGCGAGGCGCTTCGGCGTTCCTGAACGGCGCGGCACCCAACGGCGGCGGCATCGGCGGCGCGATCAACCTGCTGCCCAAGCGCGCCCCGAACGAGCCGCTGTCGCGCGTGACCGTGGGCACGGGCTCGGGCGGGTACGGCCAGGTGTCCACCGACATCGCGCGCCGCTTCGGCCCCGACAACAGCACCGGCATCCGCCTGAATGCCGCCTACCGCGACGGCGACACCGCCGTGGACCATGAAAAGAGCCAGCTGGGCCTGGTCTCCGTGGGCCTCGACTGGCGCAGCCGCGACGTGCGCCTGTCGGGCGACATCGGCTGGCAGGACAACCAACTCAAGGGCACGCGCACCAACGTCACGCTCAACGGCGCGAACGCCAGCTTCATTCCCGCCGCGCCGAACGCCTCGGCCAACTTCTCGCAGCCCTGGACGTACTCCAACGAGCGCGACCTGTTCGGCACCTTCCGCGGCGAAGTGGACATCAGCCCCGATGTGACCGCGTGGGGCGCCTGGGGCCTGCGCCGCAGCGAAGAATCCAACTCGCTGGCCAACCTCAGCGTGAGCAACTCGGCCACGGGCGAAGGCAGTACCTACCGCTTCGACAACACCCGCAAGGACCGCGTGAACACGGGCGAGGCCGGCGTGCGCGGCAAGGCCCGCACGGGCAGCGTGGGCCATGAATGGGTGGCCTCGGCCTCGTACTTCGATGCCGAGAAAGACAACGCCTATGCGTTCGACTTCTTGAACACGCGCGCGGGCAGCCTCTATGCCTACATGCCCTACGCACAGCCCGCCTTCAGCGCGGGTACGGGCTATGGCGGCACGCTCGCCAGCCCCAACCTGACCGGCCGCACCCGCATGACCAGCTTCGCGGTGGGCGACACGGTGTCCTTCGTGCAAGACACCGTCCTGGTCACGCTGGGTTTGCGCCACCAGAAGCTCGACGTGGCCGACTACGCCTACGGCACCTCGGCGCTGGTCACCCGCTACGAGCAAAGCCGCACCAGCCCCCTGGCGAGCGCCGTGTTCAAGGCCAGCAAGCAGCTGTCGCTGTACGCCAACTATGTCGAGAGCCTGAGCAAGGGCGAAACCGCGCCCGCCACGGCCAACGGCACGCCGGTGGTCAACCGCGGCGAGCAACTGTCGCCCTACGTCGCCAAGCAAAAGGAGATCGGCCTCAAGTACGACGCCGGCCGCATCGGCGGCTCGCTCGCCCTGTTCAGCACGACCAAGCCGCGCGCCATCGTCAACGCGGCCAACGTGTTCGCCTCGTCCGGCAAGGACCGCCACCAGGGCGTGGAGCTCAACGTGTACGGCGAGGCCATGCGCGGCCTGCGCGTGCTCGGCGGCATGACGTGGCTGGATGCCAAGCAGCGCGAGACCGGCAATGCCGCGCTCAACGGCAACCGCGTGATCGGCGTGCCGCGCCTGCAGGCGAACCTGGGCGCGGAATGGGACGTGCCAGGCGCGCAGGGCCTGGCCCTGGACGCGCGCGTGGTGCGCACCGGCGCCACCTATGCCAACGACGCCAACACCCTGCGCGTGCCCGCTTGGACGCGCCTGGACATGGGCGTGCGCTACGCCACCGAGTGGAGCGGCCGCCTGGTCACCCTGCGCGCCCGCGTGGACAACGCCACCGACCGCAACTACTGGGCTTCCGCCGGCGGCTACCCGGGCTCCGGCTACCTGGTGGTGGCGGCGCCCCGCACGTTCACGCTGAGCGCCAGCGTGGATTTCTGATCCTGCCGCGACGCCCCCATCCATCGCACCGACCATGCTGACCGCACGCTCCCTCAAGACCTGGACCTGGCTGCACAAGTGGAGCAGCCTGGTCTGCACCGTGTTCATGCTGCTGCTGTGCCTCACGGGCCTGCCGCTGATCTTCCACCACGAGATCGGGCACCTGCTCGGCACCGAGGTGGAAGCCCCGCCCATGCCCGCCGGCACGCCACACGTCAGCCTGGACCGCGTACTGGAGGTGGCGCGCGCGCAGCACCCGGACCGCGTGGTGCAGTTCGCCTCGCAGCCCGAGGACAGCACCGACCTGTGGTTCGCCACCCTCACGCCCACGCCCGCCCCCACCGAGGATTTCCGCTCGGTGGCGGTGGATGCGCGCACCGGCGCCCTGCTGGCGCAGCCGCGCTTCGACGAGGGGTTCATGTACGTGATGTTCAAGCTGCACGTGGACCTGTTCGCGGGCCTGGCGGGCAAGCTGTTCCTGGGCTTCATGGGCCTGCTGCTGCTGGTGGCCATCGTCACGGGCGTGGTGCTGTATGCGCCCTTCATGCGCAAGCTGCGCTTCGGCGAGGTGCGGCGCGAGCGTTCGACCCGCGTGAAATGGCTGGACCTGCACAACCTGCTGGGCATCGTCACGCTGGTATGGGCCTTCGTGGTGGGTGGCACCGGGATGATCAACACCTGGGCCGACCTGCTCGTCAAATACTGGCAGTACGACGAACTGAGCGCGCTGCTGGCGCCCTACAACGGCCAGCCGGTCACGCCCGTGGCCGAGCGCGCCTCGGTGCAGAAGTCGCTGGACGCCGCAATGGCGCGCGCACCGGGCACCAAGCTGTCGTTCATCGCGTTTCCGGGCACGTCGTTTTCCAGCCCGCACCACCACACGTTCTTCCTGCGCGGCAACGAACCGCTCACGTCGCGGCTGCTGCAGCCGGTGCTGGTGGACGCCAAGACGGCCGAGGTGACCGCCGCGCCGAAGCTGCCGTGGTACCTGGTGGCCCTGCTGGTGTCGCAGCCGCTGCACTTCGGCGACTACGGCGGCATGCCGATGAAGATCCTCTGGGCGCTGCTGGACATCGCCACCATCATCGTGCTGGGCAGCGGGCTCTACCTCTGGCTGGGCCGCAGGGCCGCCAGCCCGGCGACCGCATCCTCTGGAAAAACGGCCAGCGGGGAAGCCGCCCTGGCCTCCCCGCTGACGGCGGCACGCGCACCGCTCAAGCGGTAGCCAGGGCAAGGCGGCGCGCGGCCCAGCCGCGCATCAGGCGGGGCACGACCAGCACCGCCACCACGATCACCATCAGCGCGAGCGACATGGGCCGCGTCACGAAGATCGACCAGCTGCCCTCGCCGATCGAGATCGCGTTGCGCATCTGGGCCTCGGCCAGCGGGCCGAGGATCATGCCCACGACGACTGGTGCGGTGGGGAAGTCGAACCGGCGCATCAGCACGCCCAGCACGCCGATGCCATACAGCAGGAACAGATCGAACGCGCTCTGGCGCATGCCGTAGGCCCCCACCGTGGCGAAGATCAGGATGCCCGCATACAGCTGGGGCTTCGGAATCTTGAGCAGCTTGACCCACAGGCCGACCATGGGCAGGTTGAGCACCAGCAGCATCACGTTGCCGATGTACAGCGAGGCGATCAGCGCCCACACCAGCGTGGCCGACGTGGTGAACAACTGCGGGCCGGGGTTGATGCCGTAGTTCTGGAACGCGCCCAGCAGCACGGCCGTCGTGTTGGAAGTAGGAATGCCCAGCGTGAGCAGCGGGATCATCGCGGCCGTCACCGTGGCGTTGTTGGCGGCCTCGGGGCCAGCCACGCCTTCGATGGCGCCTTCCTTGCCGAACTCGGCCTTGTTGTCACCCTTGGCCAGCTTCTTTTCGGTGGCATAGCTCAGGAAGGTCGGGATCTCCGTGCCGCCGGCGGGAATGCAGCCGAACGGCGTGCCGATCAGCGTGCCGCGCAGCCAGGCGGGAATGGAGCGCTTCCAGTCCCGTGCCGTCATGTGCACGCGGCCCATGCGGTTTTGCGTGTCCACCACGCGGCCTTCGTACATGGCGGCATACAGCACCTCGGCCACGGCGAACAGGCCCACGGCCACCAGCACGATGTCGATGCCGTCCAGCAGCTCGGGCTGGCCGGCCGTGTAGCGCGCCGCGCCGGAGATCTGGTCCATGCCGACCAGGCCCGCGGCCAGGCCAACGAACAGCGCCGTGAGGCCACGCACCG encodes:
- a CDS encoding TonB-dependent receptor codes for the protein MNQHTPIALAVALALATLAGQASAQTAAAPADAPTLPTVTVGASADASAQGLSPAYPGGQVARGGRAGILGTRDAMETPFSITSYTNELIQDRQARSVGEVLQNDAGVRLARGFGNFQETYFIRGFLLDSDDVAYNGLYSLLPRQYIATELFERVELLRGASAFLNGAAPNGGGIGGAINLLPKRAPNEPLSRVTVGTGSGGYGQVSTDIARRFGPDNSTGIRLNAAYRDGDTAVDHEKSQLGLVSVGLDWRSRDVRLSGDIGWQDNQLKGTRTNVTLNGANASFIPAAPNASANFSQPWTYSNERDLFGTFRGEVDISPDVTAWGAWGLRRSEESNSLANLSVSNSATGEGSTYRFDNTRKDRVNTGEAGVRGKARTGSVGHEWVASASYFDAEKDNAYAFDFLNTRAGSLYAYMPYAQPAFSAGTGYGGTLASPNLTGRTRMTSFAVGDTVSFVQDTVLVTLGLRHQKLDVADYAYGTSALVTRYEQSRTSPLASAVFKASKQLSLYANYVESLSKGETAPATANGTPVVNRGEQLSPYVAKQKEIGLKYDAGRIGGSLALFSTTKPRAIVNAANVFASSGKDRHQGVELNVYGEAMRGLRVLGGMTWLDAKQRETGNAALNGNRVIGVPRLQANLGAEWDVPGAQGLALDARVVRTGATYANDANTLRVPAWTRLDMGVRYATEWSGRLVTLRARVDNATDRNYWASAGGYPGSGYLVVAAPRTFTLSASVDF
- a CDS encoding tripartite tricarboxylate transporter permease, with amino-acid sequence MEIFDALLAGFATAATPANLLWALVGCALGTAVGVLPGIGPAVAVAMLLPITAKVEVTASMIFFAGIYYGAMYGGSTTSILLNTPGETASMVTAMEGNKMAKSGRAGAALATAAIGSFVAGTIATVVVTLFAPYVADFAVRLGPPEYFMLMVLAFTTVSAVLGKSTVRGLTALFVGLAAGLVGMDQISGAARYTAGQPELLDGIDIVLVAVGLFAVAEVLYAAMYEGRVVDTQNRMGRVHMTARDWKRSIPAWLRGTLIGTPFGCIPAGGTEIPTFLSYATEKKLAKGDNKAEFGKEGAIEGVAGPEAANNATVTAAMIPLLTLGIPTSNTTAVLLGAFQNYGINPGPQLFTTSATLVWALIASLYIGNVMLLVLNLPMVGLWVKLLKIPKPQLYAGILIFATVGAYGMRQSAFDLFLLYGIGVLGVLMRRFDFPTAPVVVGMILGPLAEAQMRNAISIGEGSWSIFVTRPMSLALMVIVVAVLVVPRLMRGWAARRLALATA
- a CDS encoding PepSY-associated TM helix domain-containing protein, which produces MLTARSLKTWTWLHKWSSLVCTVFMLLLCLTGLPLIFHHEIGHLLGTEVEAPPMPAGTPHVSLDRVLEVARAQHPDRVVQFASQPEDSTDLWFATLTPTPAPTEDFRSVAVDARTGALLAQPRFDEGFMYVMFKLHVDLFAGLAGKLFLGFMGLLLLVAIVTGVVLYAPFMRKLRFGEVRRERSTRVKWLDLHNLLGIVTLVWAFVVGGTGMINTWADLLVKYWQYDELSALLAPYNGQPVTPVAERASVQKSLDAAMARAPGTKLSFIAFPGTSFSSPHHHTFFLRGNEPLTSRLLQPVLVDAKTAEVTAAPKLPWYLVALLVSQPLHFGDYGGMPMKILWALLDIATIIVLGSGLYLWLGRRAASPATASSGKTASGEAALASPLTAARAPLKR